One Verrucomicrobiota bacterium DNA segment encodes these proteins:
- the rpsO gene encoding 30S ribosomal protein S15 gives MEAVLKQNIIKDNGLHEGDTGSADVQVALLTHRINHLTEHLKVSKKDHSSRRGLIKMVSRRRKLLDYLIRTDRPRYESLIKKLKIRK, from the coding sequence ATGGAAGCAGTATTAAAACAGAATATCATTAAAGATAATGGATTGCATGAAGGCGACACGGGGTCGGCGGATGTGCAAGTCGCGCTGCTGACTCATCGTATTAATCATCTAACAGAGCACCTTAAAGTCTCGAAAAAAGATCACAGCTCTCGCCGTGGTCTTATTAAAATGGTCAGCCGTCGTCGTAAGCTTCTTGATTACCTTATTCGTACCGACAGGCCTCGTTACGAAAGCCTTATCAAGAAACTAAAAATACGTAAGTAA
- a CDS encoding LamG domain-containing protein, with amino-acid sequence MSLKPTACAFICLLFCPYSYSQATTLEPTIHWRMEENGNDTMKNHDLLQLENITFSDDRVEGSHSMQFDSSRSSKSIITNRRRKRQTSFINESHYQRTYSLWFKTKESSASRPIKQFILNIGSGNGSAIYLQDSQLVGTFTRFNNNPRAWFYFSLKTDFPFGKWNHVVLRFDNGEGALFLNGIIAAKDQFLDHNLIRSDIVGSALGAPHDWYFDVDSGLDVTTFTPENHFDGLIDDVKIFSTALSDKDIQNLFLRKNTTAVEPSTELVKANTVKQPTKNKSSSQPTMSNTSKTNPSLNQAVEPSQSQLTNDKSLGKHYAILMAFFLISVGVVVVGIGIFYFFKK; translated from the coding sequence ATGTCCTTGAAACCAACCGCTTGCGCATTCATTTGCCTACTCTTCTGCCCTTACTCATATTCACAGGCCACTACTCTTGAACCCACCATCCACTGGCGCATGGAAGAGAATGGTAATGACACCATGAAAAATCACGATTTACTACAGCTTGAAAACATCACTTTTTCTGATGATCGTGTAGAAGGTAGTCACTCGATGCAGTTTGACTCTTCCAGATCAAGCAAATCCATCATCACCAATAGAAGAAGAAAAAGGCAAACTTCTTTCATAAACGAATCGCATTATCAAAGAACCTATTCCTTGTGGTTCAAAACAAAAGAAAGCTCGGCGTCCAGACCAATCAAACAATTTATTTTAAATATCGGATCGGGCAATGGATCGGCCATCTACCTTCAAGACTCTCAACTCGTGGGTACATTTACCCGTTTTAATAATAATCCTAGAGCGTGGTTTTATTTTTCGCTTAAAACGGACTTTCCTTTTGGAAAATGGAATCATGTTGTTTTGCGCTTTGACAACGGCGAGGGTGCACTTTTCCTTAATGGAATCATTGCTGCTAAAGATCAATTTCTTGATCACAACCTCATTCGGTCAGATATCGTAGGCTCCGCTCTTGGCGCTCCTCATGACTGGTATTTCGACGTTGATAGTGGGCTTGATGTGACAACGTTCACCCCTGAAAATCATTTCGATGGGTTAATTGATGATGTAAAAATTTTCTCTACAGCTTTATCAGATAAAGATATTCAAAACCTCTTTCTCCGTAAAAATACCACCGCAGTCGAACCTAGTACCGAATTAGTCAAAGCTAATACGGTGAAGCAACCCACGAAAAACAAAAGCTCTAGCCAACCTACAATGTCTAATACGAGTAAAACCAACCCCTCTTTAAATCAAGCTGTAGAGCCTTCACAAAGTCAACTTACGAATGATAAAAGCCTAGGTAAGCATTATGCCATTCTGATGGCATTCTTTTTGATCTCAGTAGGCGTAGTCGTTGTTGGCATCGGAATATTTTATTTCTTCAAGAAGTAG
- a CDS encoding LysR family substrate-binding domain-containing protein: protein MRIRIVGMPVFNFIHEPLIKFKRAYPDYELALKEDSSSGIRQKILSGSLECGFFLDSLKHQNISSSKIARDKLGFAISKDNPLSKKTRLKLSHLKDQKVILFPKNRNPQLYQNIFGGLEGVPDSNLLVAIMMATTDLGIAVIASNMRSLCPKSVKFIPHSGPSIGINIIIGWLKGKTNPLEPFL, encoded by the coding sequence ATGCGAATTCGCATAGTAGGAATGCCAGTATTTAACTTTATTCACGAGCCATTGATTAAATTCAAAAGGGCATATCCAGATTATGAACTAGCTTTAAAAGAAGATTCTTCCTCAGGAATCCGGCAAAAAATTCTTTCCGGATCCCTAGAATGCGGTTTCTTTCTAGATTCACTTAAACACCAAAATATTTCCTCCTCGAAAATTGCTCGAGACAAACTAGGTTTTGCCATTTCTAAAGATAACCCCCTTAGTAAAAAAACAAGACTGAAACTCTCACATCTAAAAGATCAAAAAGTTATTCTTTTCCCAAAAAATCGAAACCCTCAACTCTATCAGAATATATTCGGTGGACTCGAGGGAGTGCCTGACTCGAACTTGCTAGTAGCCATTATGATGGCGACCACAGACTTAGGTATTGCTGTGATTGCTAGCAACATGCGATCTCTATGCCCGAAATCTGTCAAATTTATTCCTCACTCCGGTCCATCTATTGGTATAAACATCATAATAGGATGGCTAAAAGGTAAGACAAACCCGCTCGAGCCATTTCTTTGA
- a CDS encoding LysR family transcriptional regulator, giving the protein MFLFPFKAFTALSKNLHYRITAEELRIIQPALSRRIKELEEILGFLLFERSI; this is encoded by the coding sequence ATTTTCCTTTTCCCATTTAAGGCGTTTACGGCTCTCTCTAAAAACCTTCATTATCGCATAACGGCTGAAGAGCTCCGGATCATCCAACCGGCATTAAGCCGTAGAATCAAGGAGCTGGAGGAAATTCTCGGTTTTCTGTTATTCGAACGCAGCATCTAG
- a CDS encoding SDR family oxidoreductase gives MANRLGKIQDIVLTIEFFCSPESQWITGQILFVNGGFTTR, from the coding sequence GTGGCAAATCGTCTAGGCAAAATTCAAGATATTGTCCTTACAATAGAGTTCTTCTGTTCACCTGAAAGTCAATGGATTACAGGTCAAATATTATTTGTGAACGGTGGATTTACGACTAGGTAG
- the carA gene encoding glutamine-hydrolyzing carbamoyl-phosphate synthase small subunit — protein sequence MSGFLALEDGSIFKGESFSVEMTVAAEICFNTSMTGYQEMLTDPSYKGQILTLTYPEIGNYGVNQEDVESERPHVSGFVIRELSPVASNWRSRETLTSYLQRNNIPALKGVDTRALTKKLREVGAMKGVLSTAGMDEQEAVRMAKDWHGLEGIDYVKEVTCKEPYEWMDEDSEAWVDNYRLKVLKQREKLPPVKHRIVAYDFGIKYNILRRLRQNGFAVTVVPASTSAEQVMKMDPDGLFLSNGPGDPSALPYAHQAVKELVGKKPIFGICMGNQILAHAFGGRTKKLKFGHRGGNQPVKDLETNRVAITSQNHGFAVDAESIEAVGAKVTHVNLNDGTCEGLRHKELPVFSVQYHPEASPGPHDADYFFQQFAKVIDKCK from the coding sequence ATGTCAGGATTTTTAGCTTTAGAAGACGGATCAATTTTTAAAGGGGAATCATTTAGCGTGGAAATGACTGTGGCTGCAGAGATTTGTTTCAACACATCTATGACAGGTTATCAAGAGATGTTGACAGACCCTTCTTACAAAGGACAAATCTTGACTCTTACTTATCCAGAAATTGGAAATTATGGTGTTAACCAAGAGGATGTCGAATCAGAGCGCCCTCATGTAAGTGGTTTTGTCATTCGTGAATTGTCTCCTGTCGCTAGCAATTGGCGCAGTCGCGAGACGCTGACCTCTTATTTACAGCGTAACAATATTCCAGCCCTTAAAGGCGTTGACACTAGAGCTTTAACTAAGAAGTTACGGGAGGTAGGAGCTATGAAGGGCGTCCTTAGTACAGCAGGTATGGATGAGCAAGAGGCTGTCCGGATGGCAAAGGATTGGCACGGCCTTGAGGGCATTGATTACGTCAAAGAGGTGACTTGCAAGGAACCTTATGAATGGATGGATGAGGATAGTGAGGCCTGGGTAGATAATTATCGTCTCAAAGTGCTAAAACAAAGAGAAAAACTTCCTCCAGTGAAGCATCGGATAGTCGCATATGATTTTGGCATTAAGTATAACATACTGAGAAGGTTGAGACAGAATGGTTTTGCTGTGACAGTAGTCCCGGCCTCGACATCCGCTGAGCAGGTGATGAAGATGGATCCAGATGGGCTTTTTTTATCTAATGGTCCAGGAGATCCTTCTGCCTTACCTTATGCACATCAGGCAGTCAAAGAGCTAGTTGGTAAGAAGCCTATATTCGGTATTTGTATGGGGAACCAGATTTTGGCTCATGCTTTTGGAGGCAGAACCAAGAAGCTAAAATTTGGACACCGAGGTGGCAATCAACCAGTAAAGGATTTGGAAACGAATCGCGTTGCAATTACCTCTCAAAATCACGGTTTTGCGGTCGATGCAGAATCAATTGAAGCAGTCGGTGCCAAGGTGACGCATGTTAATTTAAACGATGGAACTTGCGAGGGGTTACGCCATAAAGAACTCCCCGTTTTTTCTGTCCAATATCATCCCGAAGCATCTCCTGGTCCTCATGATGCAGATTACTTTTTTCAGCAGTTTGCTAAAGTGATTGATAAATGCAAATAG
- a CDS encoding FHA domain-containing protein gives MPRLIVESPDFAGQAYELTDPKMTIGRVPDNIVHIPDPSISSHHGELRLEGGDYKIVDFNSTNGTRVNDERISESILRNNDIVMFGNVILRYESENVLSAPPMPDAMQNASIGAVGGRNSVRPANFSNLAPFAKPGAKKASLPMPLVLAVVAAFAAFGWYVTNLFVL, from the coding sequence ATGCCGCGTTTGATTGTCGAGAGCCCTGACTTTGCTGGCCAAGCTTACGAGCTGACAGATCCCAAAATGACGATTGGTAGAGTTCCGGATAACATTGTTCACATACCAGACCCTAGTATTTCTAGCCACCATGGAGAATTACGCCTGGAAGGTGGCGATTATAAAATAGTCGATTTTAATTCCACCAATGGGACAAGGGTCAATGATGAGCGTATTTCTGAGTCTATTTTGCGAAATAATGATATTGTTATGTTTGGTAATGTTATTTTGCGGTATGAGTCAGAAAACGTTTTAAGCGCTCCGCCAATGCCAGATGCGATGCAAAATGCTTCTATAGGCGCGGTCGGGGGAAGAAATTCGGTGCGACCTGCCAACTTTAGCAATCTGGCTCCTTTCGCTAAGCCAGGGGCTAAAAAGGCCTCACTGCCTATGCCTCTGGTTCTTGCTGTAGTGGCAGCGTTTGCAGCTTTTGGATGGTACGTGACAAATTTATTCGTGCTGTAA
- the tuf gene encoding elongation factor Tu, which produces MAKESFQRDKPHVNIGTIGHVDHGKTTLTAAITTILAKKGDAEARAYDQIDNAPEERERGITINTAHVEYQTEKRHYAHVDCPGHADYVKNMITGAAQMDGGILVCSAADGPMPQTREHILLARQVGVPALVVFLNKVDMVDDEELLDLVELEVRELLSKYEFPGDTIPIVKGSALKALESGDPSSDAAKCITDLMDAVDEYIPIPERPKDKTFLMPIEDVFNIAGRGTVATGRVERGILNRNDEVEIVGIRDTQKTVVTDIEMFRKILDSAEAGDNVGILLRGVKKEDIERGQVLAKPGTITPHTKFEAAVYVLSKEEGGRHTPFFANYRPQFYFRTTDVTGAVTLKEGVEMVMPGDNVEFTVELITPIAMEEQMRFAIREGGRTVGAGRVTKIIE; this is translated from the coding sequence ATGGCCAAAGAATCATTTCAAAGAGATAAACCACACGTAAATATCGGAACCATTGGACATGTAGACCATGGTAAAACGACATTGACCGCAGCAATTACAACAATTCTTGCGAAAAAGGGTGATGCCGAAGCCCGCGCATACGATCAAATCGATAATGCACCTGAGGAAAGAGAGCGCGGTATTACTATTAACACTGCGCATGTAGAGTATCAAACTGAGAAACGTCACTATGCTCATGTTGATTGCCCTGGCCATGCCGATTACGTCAAAAACATGATCACTGGCGCTGCGCAAATGGATGGAGGGATCTTGGTCTGCAGTGCAGCAGATGGGCCTATGCCCCAGACCCGAGAGCACATTCTTCTAGCGCGCCAGGTGGGTGTTCCGGCTTTGGTTGTGTTTTTAAACAAGGTTGACATGGTAGATGATGAAGAGCTTCTAGATTTAGTCGAATTGGAAGTTCGTGAATTGCTAAGTAAGTATGAGTTTCCTGGTGACACTATACCTATTGTGAAAGGTTCAGCTCTTAAGGCGTTGGAGTCCGGTGATCCATCTAGTGACGCTGCTAAATGTATCACTGATCTCATGGATGCTGTCGATGAGTACATTCCGATTCCTGAGCGCCCGAAAGATAAAACTTTCCTCATGCCAATAGAGGATGTATTCAACATAGCTGGACGCGGAACAGTGGCCACTGGTCGTGTTGAGCGAGGTATTTTAAATCGTAACGATGAGGTTGAGATCGTAGGAATTCGCGATACTCAAAAGACTGTTGTAACAGATATTGAGATGTTTCGTAAGATTTTAGATTCTGCTGAAGCAGGTGATAACGTAGGAATACTTTTACGTGGTGTAAAAAAAGAGGATATCGAGCGTGGCCAAGTTCTAGCAAAACCTGGGACAATTACACCTCACACCAAGTTTGAGGCAGCCGTTTATGTTCTCTCTAAAGAAGAAGGCGGACGCCATACTCCATTCTTTGCAAATTATCGCCCTCAGTTTTATTTTAGAACAACTGACGTAACAGGAGCAGTCACGTTGAAGGAAGGTGTTGAGATGGTCATGCCTGGTGACAATGTTGAATTTACAGTAGAGCTGATCACACCAATCGCTATGGAAGAGCAAATGCGTTTCGCGATCCGTGAGGGTGGACGCACCGTGGGTGCAGGACGTGTGACCAAGATCATTGAATAA
- a CDS encoding preprotein translocase subunit SecE — translation MEQLLINESVALTIFVYAAVGITLGLVIFKRQVIAKFSTEVRTELIKCTWPWEKDQKGLRKYRALINTTVLIVISTILLAAYISGFDYLITKLVGMMVKF, via the coding sequence ATGGAACAGTTATTGATAAATGAAAGCGTAGCGTTGACGATTTTTGTTTACGCTGCGGTTGGTATTACTCTCGGGCTTGTTATTTTCAAGCGCCAGGTAATCGCGAAGTTTAGCACTGAAGTTCGCACGGAGTTAATTAAATGCACTTGGCCCTGGGAAAAGGACCAAAAGGGGTTGAGAAAATATCGGGCTTTGATAAACACCACTGTTCTCATAGTGATAAGTACAATTTTATTAGCAGCGTACATATCTGGCTTTGACTATTTAATTACAAAATTAGTTGGTATGATGGTGAAATTTTAG
- the nusG gene encoding transcription termination/antitermination protein NusG, translating into MSEEDSQIQGQPVSTQASETVNEGNAIPLEDDPKGEQKYPSQWFAVHVLSGQENNVERYMRKRLPAEELGDYIHDIVIPTERISEIKRGKKTETDRKLYPGYIFIDMYLYDDDNNMVEPPWYFIKETPGVIGFADGDRPIPMKMSEVNAMLAQVKEKEDRVVPKISFTVGDKVRVGDGPFQSQEGVIEEVDPEKGRVRVAVSIFGRSTPVELEYWQVEKL; encoded by the coding sequence ATGAGTGAAGAAGATTCTCAGATTCAAGGTCAGCCAGTAAGCACGCAAGCTTCTGAGACTGTAAACGAGGGTAACGCAATACCGTTGGAGGATGATCCGAAGGGCGAGCAGAAGTATCCTTCTCAGTGGTTTGCTGTTCACGTTTTATCTGGACAAGAAAATAATGTTGAGCGCTACATGCGTAAGCGTTTACCAGCTGAAGAGCTCGGGGATTACATCCACGATATTGTTATCCCTACTGAGCGTATCTCAGAGATTAAGCGAGGTAAGAAAACTGAAACAGATCGTAAGCTTTATCCAGGATATATTTTCATAGATATGTATCTGTATGATGATGATAACAACATGGTAGAGCCACCTTGGTATTTTATCAAAGAAACACCTGGTGTGATTGGCTTTGCGGATGGAGATCGTCCCATACCAATGAAGATGAGTGAGGTCAACGCCATGCTCGCACAAGTAAAAGAGAAAGAAGATCGGGTGGTACCAAAGATTTCCTTCACTGTGGGTGATAAAGTTCGCGTAGGTGATGGTCCTTTCCAAAGTCAGGAGGGTGTCATTGAAGAAGTTGATCCAGAAAAAGGAAGAGTTCGTGTGGCAGTGAGTATTTTTGGTCGTTCGACTCCGGTAGAATTAGAATATTGGCAAGTTGAAAAACTGTGA
- the rplK gene encoding 50S ribosomal protein L11, with product MAKEIVNTIKLQIPAGQANPAPPVGPALGQAGVNIMAFCKEFNAKTQKEAGSILPVVISVFKDKSFTFVTKSPPAAVLLKKAANIASGSKEPNRDKVGKVTRAQVMEIVKTKKNDLNTRDDEAAFRIIAGTARQAGIEIVD from the coding sequence ATGGCGAAGGAAATAGTTAACACAATTAAACTGCAAATCCCAGCAGGACAAGCAAACCCTGCACCACCTGTCGGACCTGCACTTGGTCAGGCAGGTGTAAATATCATGGCATTTTGCAAGGAATTTAATGCAAAGACTCAAAAAGAGGCGGGTAGTATCCTACCTGTGGTTATTTCAGTCTTTAAAGATAAGAGTTTCACATTTGTTACTAAATCTCCTCCTGCTGCAGTCCTTCTTAAGAAGGCAGCGAATATTGCGTCTGGTTCAAAAGAGCCTAATCGCGATAAGGTTGGAAAAGTAACTCGTGCGCAGGTTATGGAGATTGTTAAGACAAAAAAGAATGATTTGAATACTAGAGATGATGAAGCAGCTTTCCGTATAATTGCCGGAACAGCGCGACAAGCTGGTATTGAGATAGTAGATTAG